The DNA sequence CATCATTCTCGCGATCATGATCATTCCCACGATCGCATCCGTGTCGAAAGAGGCAATGATGGCTGTTCCCGATTCGCAGAGGGAGGCAGCTCTCAGCATTGGTGCGACTAGGTACGAGACGACAAGAATAGCCGTGCTCACCTACGCGCGCTCCGGGATCTTTGGCGCATGCATACTCGGCCTGGGCAGAGCGGTCGGAGAGACGATGGCTGTGACCATGACCATTGGGAACGCGAACAGGGTATCCTGGTCACTTCTGGATCCTGGACAGACCATGGCGAGCCTGATCGCAAACAACTGGGGAGAGGCTCAAGGACTGCAGTTGTCCGCGTTGATCGAGATCGGGCTCGTTCTCTTCGTCATTGCGCTCTTGGTGAATGCCTTCGCGAGGATAATGGTCGGAAGATTCATGAGCAGAGTCCCAGCAACTGGTGGTGGGCTGTGAACACATACGAGTATCGCAAGCTGAAGAACACACTCGCCTCTGGACTCGCCCTCGCGTGTGTCATCCTTGCCTTGATTCCCCTGGTCTACATCCTGGCTGGCGTCGTGATGAAGGGGGCGCCGGCTCTGAGCTGGGAGTTCCTGACTAATAGGACAGTAGGGACTGGTGAGCCGGGCGAGGGGATAGGCAACGCGATAGTCGGCACCCTTCTCCTCGTCTTCTATGCAAGCATGATAGGCCTGCCGGTCGGCATTCTTACGGGCATCTACGTTTCTGAGTACGGCAACAACAAGTTCGGATCTACTGTGAGGTTCTTCAACGACGTCCTTGCTAATTTC is a window from the Candidatus Thermoplasmatota archaeon genome containing:
- a CDS encoding phosphate ABC transporter permease PtsA codes for the protein MNTYEYRKLKNTLASGLALACVILALIPLVYILAGVVMKGAPALSWEFLTNRTVGTGEPGEGIGNAIVGTLLLVFYASMIGLPVGILTGIYVSEYGNNKFGSTVRFFNDVLANF